In Rhodococcus sp. OK302, one genomic interval encodes:
- a CDS encoding Bax inhibitor-1/YccA family protein: MRTTSNPVFRNLPKQEGNGYASFGSATAGATQATQQFGQPQYAPAEPYQTGPVSRAMTIDDVVTKTGITLGVLSLTAIISYFLVYNDPGLATPFVMVGGLVGLGLVLVATFGRKMDNPAIVLAYAAFEGLFLGALSFLFTGPIEAAGGVSATTLISQAVLGTFGVFFGMLVVYKTGAIRVTPRLTRMIIGALIGVVVLSLGNLVASFFIDGGLGLRDGGMMAIIFSLVCIGLAAFSFLLDFDAADQLIRAQAPEKAAWGVALGLTVTLVWLYVEILRLLSYFNRN; the protein is encoded by the coding sequence GTGCGCACCACTAGCAACCCGGTGTTCCGCAATCTGCCCAAGCAAGAGGGCAACGGATACGCCTCGTTCGGATCTGCGACGGCGGGCGCCACGCAGGCCACCCAGCAGTTCGGTCAGCCGCAGTACGCGCCGGCCGAGCCCTACCAGACCGGTCCCGTATCGCGGGCCATGACGATCGACGACGTCGTCACCAAGACGGGCATCACGCTCGGTGTTCTGTCGTTGACGGCGATCATCTCGTACTTCCTGGTGTACAACGATCCGGGTCTCGCGACGCCGTTCGTGATGGTCGGCGGCTTGGTTGGCCTTGGTCTCGTGCTGGTGGCGACCTTCGGCCGCAAGATGGACAACCCGGCCATCGTGCTCGCCTACGCCGCTTTTGAGGGTCTTTTCCTCGGTGCGCTGTCGTTCCTGTTCACCGGTCCGATCGAAGCCGCCGGCGGTGTATCGGCCACGACGCTGATCTCGCAGGCTGTTCTCGGTACCTTCGGCGTGTTCTTCGGCATGCTCGTGGTCTACAAGACCGGCGCAATCCGCGTCACCCCGCGCCTGACTCGCATGATCATCGGCGCCCTGATCGGCGTCGTGGTTCTGTCGCTGGGCAACCTGGTGGCCAGCTTCTTCATCGACGGCGGACTGGGCCTGCGTGACGGCGGGATGATGGCCATCATCTTCAGCCTCGTCTGCATCGGTCTGGCCGCATTCAGCTTCCTGCTCGACTTCGATGCCGCTGATCAGCTGATCCGCGCACAGGCGCCGGAGAAGGCAGCCTGGGGCGTCGCTCTCGGCCTCACCGTCACCCTGGTGTGGCTGTACGTCGAGATCCTGCGCCTGCTGAGCTACTTCAACAGGAACTGA
- a CDS encoding class I SAM-dependent methyltransferase: MSETPELFDRLRRFPDIEAPNLFAVDAADRLILDEAADALAAAPSGTVVVIGDHYGALTAGVAVVAGQSGVRVHQDPLTGELALANNARELGFADAYTSHGLDADLLRGARVVLMQLPRSLAELAEISQLVALHGDPEVLVFAGGRDKHITPAMNKVLAESFSSVSASRGRQKSRVLKAAEPKSDVAVTFPKTEWLDEFGLDVVAHGSVFAGASLDIGTRLLLENLGKIAITPRDIVDLGCGSGILATAIALKFADAQVIATDQSSAAVASSLATASANGVGDRVRGLRDDAMSTLPDASVDLVLLNPPFHVGAAVHTGGALKLFEAAGRVLRPGGELWTVHNAHLGYREPLKAAVGASEAMAKNAKFIVMKSIKAS, encoded by the coding sequence ATGTCCGAGACTCCCGAACTGTTCGATCGACTCCGCCGCTTTCCCGATATCGAGGCACCCAATCTGTTTGCCGTCGACGCGGCTGATCGGCTGATTCTCGACGAGGCCGCCGACGCACTCGCTGCGGCACCGTCGGGAACTGTGGTTGTCATCGGCGATCACTACGGCGCACTCACTGCCGGCGTTGCAGTGGTGGCCGGGCAGTCCGGTGTGCGGGTTCATCAGGATCCGCTCACCGGAGAACTGGCATTGGCGAACAATGCCCGCGAACTCGGCTTCGCCGACGCCTACACGTCGCACGGGCTCGATGCGGATCTGCTTCGTGGTGCTCGCGTCGTCCTGATGCAGTTGCCGCGAAGCCTTGCCGAACTGGCAGAAATCAGCCAACTCGTTGCCCTCCACGGCGACCCGGAGGTGCTCGTGTTCGCAGGCGGACGCGACAAGCACATCACACCGGCGATGAACAAGGTTCTCGCCGAATCATTTTCATCGGTGAGTGCGTCACGTGGACGCCAGAAGTCGCGGGTCCTCAAGGCCGCGGAGCCGAAGTCCGACGTAGCAGTCACGTTCCCCAAGACCGAGTGGCTCGACGAGTTCGGCCTCGACGTTGTTGCGCACGGCTCCGTATTCGCCGGCGCGAGCCTCGACATCGGAACCCGCTTGCTGCTCGAAAATCTCGGCAAGATCGCCATCACGCCCCGAGACATCGTCGACCTGGGCTGCGGTAGTGGCATTCTCGCGACCGCGATCGCTCTGAAGTTTGCGGACGCACAGGTGATTGCCACGGATCAGTCGTCGGCAGCGGTCGCGTCGTCGCTCGCAACCGCATCGGCCAATGGGGTGGGCGATCGAGTACGTGGACTGCGCGACGACGCCATGAGCACCCTGCCCGATGCCAGCGTCGACCTGGTTCTCTTGAACCCGCCGTTCCATGTCGGTGCCGCCGTTCACACCGGTGGCGCGCTCAAATTGTTCGAGGCAGCGGGCCGTGTCCTGCGTCCCGGTGGAGAGTTGTGGACCGTACACAACGCGCATCTGGGTTACCGCGAACCTTTGAAGGCTGCTGTCGGTGCGAGTGAGGCTATGGCGAAGAACGCAAAGTTCATCGTCATGAAATCGATCAAAGCGTCTTAA
- a CDS encoding nitroreductase, with protein MTESTIVGSSLDALLDARISCRAYEDRQVPRDVIEEILRLAQKTPSWCNTQPWQVAITEGEGTQRFREGLGAYVMSHAQESDFEFPREYQGVYKARRFECAMALYSSVGIAEGDRAASGAQTMKNFELFGAPHVAIITTDEALGTYGAVDCGLYVNTFLLAAQSLGVATIPQAALAGSSKFIHEFFGIDDTRKVVCAISFGYPDSDHPVNGFRTTREAVENVTQWVAN; from the coding sequence ATGACCGAAAGCACCATCGTAGGGTCGAGCCTGGACGCACTATTGGATGCGCGAATCAGTTGCCGCGCCTACGAGGATCGTCAGGTTCCTCGCGACGTTATCGAGGAGATTCTGCGACTCGCGCAGAAGACGCCGTCGTGGTGCAACACTCAGCCGTGGCAGGTCGCGATCACGGAAGGCGAAGGGACGCAGCGATTCCGCGAGGGCCTCGGAGCCTACGTGATGTCTCATGCACAGGAGTCCGACTTCGAGTTCCCCCGGGAATACCAAGGCGTCTACAAGGCACGACGTTTCGAGTGCGCGATGGCGTTGTACTCGAGCGTCGGAATCGCCGAGGGTGATCGCGCGGCCTCCGGCGCTCAAACAATGAAGAACTTCGAACTCTTCGGGGCGCCGCACGTCGCAATCATCACCACCGACGAAGCTCTGGGAACGTACGGTGCCGTCGACTGCGGCCTCTACGTCAACACCTTCCTCCTGGCTGCGCAGAGCCTGGGCGTTGCCACCATCCCGCAGGCCGCGCTCGCCGGAAGTTCCAAGTTCATCCACGAGTTCTTCGGAATCGACGACACTCGCAAGGTTGTGTGCGCCATTTCCTTCGGCTACCCCGACAGCGATCATCCGGTGAACGGCTTCCGGACGACGCGCGAGGCCGTGGAAAACGTCACGCAGTGGGTTGCGAACTGA
- a CDS encoding TIGR03619 family F420-dependent LLM class oxidoreductase → MATLSLNVPNFGATLAADSYGKLVQVCQSAEATGFDRVLVTDHVVMGSDNSAYTWSAFPTEPDANWLEPLTVLAFVAGQTKTIRLGTGIVIAALRGGAVLAKTAATLDLLSGGRFDLGVGTGWQEREYEAVGLDFGKRGPLLDDALAVCRALWTSAPASIDTPRLTFDDVYCAPRPAAGIPIWVSGSLSKAVVRRVATWGDGWIPIMGAGNDDLREGGDVIRKAMVDLGRDPSDLQIRGRLTVVRASDGSIDLPATMLGAEQLVESGATDVLVALAAVDPDPDAAMAIFGELVSAFRAVTPA, encoded by the coding sequence ATGGCAACTTTGAGTCTCAATGTTCCGAACTTCGGCGCTACCCTGGCTGCGGATTCCTACGGCAAGCTGGTGCAGGTATGTCAAAGCGCGGAAGCAACGGGATTCGACCGGGTACTTGTCACCGATCACGTCGTGATGGGCTCGGACAACTCTGCGTACACCTGGTCGGCGTTTCCCACAGAACCCGACGCGAACTGGCTCGAACCGCTGACGGTGCTGGCTTTTGTTGCCGGACAGACCAAGACGATTCGTCTGGGCACAGGCATCGTGATTGCAGCACTACGTGGGGGAGCGGTGCTGGCCAAGACCGCGGCAACACTTGACCTACTTTCAGGTGGCAGGTTCGATCTCGGAGTCGGAACCGGCTGGCAGGAACGTGAATACGAGGCCGTCGGCCTGGATTTCGGCAAACGTGGACCGCTACTCGACGACGCGCTGGCCGTCTGCCGAGCACTGTGGACCTCCGCACCCGCGAGCATTGATACGCCGCGCCTGACGTTCGACGACGTGTACTGCGCGCCCCGGCCGGCTGCAGGAATCCCGATCTGGGTGTCAGGGTCTCTGTCCAAGGCCGTTGTTCGACGCGTCGCGACGTGGGGTGACGGCTGGATTCCGATCATGGGTGCCGGCAACGACGATCTACGCGAGGGTGGCGACGTCATCCGCAAGGCGATGGTCGACCTGGGACGGGACCCCTCCGACCTGCAGATTCGCGGGCGTCTGACCGTCGTACGCGCATCGGACGGATCCATCGACCTGCCCGCCACCATGCTCGGCGCCGAGCAGCTGGTGGAATCGGGTGCGACCGACGTGCTGGTGGCGTTGGCAGCAGTCGATCCCGACCCTGATGCGGCAATGGCTATATTCGGGGAATTGGTGTCGGCCTTCCGTGCGGTCACGCCAGCTTGA
- a CDS encoding SDR family NAD(P)-dependent oxidoreductase, which produces MLAVHSSAYSPGPMLVGKKAVVTGGAHAIGAAIARAYASHGAEVLVVDVDTDPVVELQFDTEAGGSVTSLSYDVREPVVPQEMIDFEPDVLVNNVGHFLSPPQQFVATTPQFWSEMGNINFDHVLRLTHSLLPGMAERGSGGSIVNLTTVEAHRAIPGHSVYSAYKAALTQFTRSLGVEVGRTGVRVNAIAPDLIESVQVPYRKIVSDDDWSKWPQWAPLGGPGQPEDIAGPALFLASDLSRYITGTVIHVDGGSHAAGGWFPREEGGWTNRPRKA; this is translated from the coding sequence ATGCTTGCGGTGCACAGTTCTGCGTATTCTCCCGGCCCGATGTTGGTAGGCAAGAAGGCAGTGGTGACGGGCGGCGCACACGCCATCGGTGCCGCGATTGCACGCGCCTACGCGTCACACGGTGCTGAGGTTCTGGTTGTCGACGTCGACACCGACCCGGTAGTAGAACTCCAATTCGACACCGAAGCAGGCGGTTCGGTGACGAGCCTGAGCTACGACGTCCGGGAACCTGTTGTACCGCAAGAGATGATCGACTTCGAACCGGATGTTCTGGTGAACAATGTCGGTCACTTTCTCTCGCCGCCGCAGCAGTTTGTTGCCACGACGCCACAATTCTGGTCCGAGATGGGCAACATCAACTTCGATCATGTTCTGCGTCTGACACATTCCTTGTTGCCCGGCATGGCCGAACGCGGCTCGGGCGGATCGATCGTGAACCTGACGACGGTGGAGGCGCATCGAGCAATCCCGGGCCACAGCGTGTACTCGGCATACAAGGCTGCACTGACGCAGTTCACCAGGAGCCTGGGCGTCGAAGTCGGTCGAACCGGAGTGCGGGTCAACGCGATTGCCCCGGACCTCATCGAATCGGTGCAGGTGCCGTACCGAAAGATCGTCTCCGACGACGACTGGTCGAAATGGCCGCAGTGGGCGCCGCTCGGCGGTCCGGGTCAACCCGAAGACATAGCCGGACCGGCACTGTTTCTTGCGTCCGATCTCTCCCGATACATCACCGGCACGGTCATCCACGTCGACGGCGGCTCCCATGCTGCCGGTGGCTGGTTTCCCCGAGAAGAGGGCGGTTGGACCAACCGCCCCCGAAAGGCCTGA
- a CDS encoding putative bifunctional diguanylate cyclase/phosphodiesterase — protein MPVETGWFRWAWAVLTLGSNIVLSIFWFTRARARDPDRSIGDLVVLAIQVIVWGLLLGWSAIVLYPILGAGDELTVTAILLGGIAVGIFPIVMYRGVTIIWIVLVSAGVGWGFSTEPGSERWVLIGILTGYAVALYGGTLVLANVFERRLRAELNAEDQRDLVELLLNDLEDGAQDWLWETDGDGVLGTVSHRFAERLALPVSEIRGRTMLDILVGIGANRTESGRLALSVLGKCFEHNDEFRDVELDVWVGGRFRRWSISGHRTNDTHSSTDEPSDDGWRGVGSDITRAHRQREYILELAEVDSITGLRNRYAFTARLSSMINDGASVWLGMLDLDNFKSINDRWGHSVGDNVLRDVAARLSGVLRPSEMCARLGGDEFAVAFCDIENEAEVNERFQEIIDAIDVPFLFDGKSIRVRVSLGYGSLPGDADSLEDLVIVADLALYHAKNSGRNQIRPFDSTLRERAQGRARALLDLRMALQNNEFELAYQPQVLATSGKVVGFEALLRWNHPVSGLVGPTDFVSVAEETGLIVPIGAQVLRVACAEAATWPENVRIAVNVSQVQLRSVGYVDSVREALRETGLPAARLEIEVTESLVIDDTEREVLVRIAALGVGIAMDDFGTGFSSVASLSLLPLDRLKIDRTFVNQLDVGSDASRSAVFRAIVDIAESMGLETVAEGVETERQRAIVAECGCRVIQGFLEGRPMSALEIPAFITSREEK, from the coding sequence ATGCCTGTCGAAACCGGGTGGTTTCGATGGGCGTGGGCTGTACTCACTCTCGGATCGAACATCGTACTGAGCATCTTCTGGTTCACACGTGCCCGGGCTCGTGATCCTGATCGATCGATCGGCGATCTGGTCGTGCTCGCAATTCAGGTGATCGTGTGGGGGCTGCTTCTGGGCTGGTCGGCAATAGTTCTCTATCCGATTCTCGGAGCCGGCGACGAGTTGACGGTGACGGCTATCTTGCTGGGCGGCATTGCCGTTGGGATCTTTCCGATCGTCATGTACCGCGGCGTGACGATCATCTGGATCGTATTGGTCAGTGCCGGTGTGGGATGGGGTTTCTCGACCGAACCGGGTTCGGAGCGGTGGGTCCTGATCGGGATCCTCACAGGCTACGCGGTAGCTCTGTACGGCGGAACTTTGGTGTTGGCCAATGTCTTCGAGCGGAGGCTGCGCGCGGAACTCAATGCCGAGGATCAACGGGATCTCGTAGAGCTGCTCCTCAATGACCTCGAGGACGGTGCTCAGGACTGGTTGTGGGAAACCGACGGGGACGGGGTGCTGGGCACGGTCTCGCACCGTTTTGCAGAACGCCTGGCACTCCCGGTTTCGGAGATTCGTGGCCGGACGATGCTCGACATCCTGGTCGGCATCGGTGCGAATCGTACCGAGTCGGGTCGTCTTGCGCTGAGTGTGCTCGGCAAGTGCTTCGAGCACAACGACGAATTCCGAGATGTCGAACTCGATGTCTGGGTGGGTGGCCGATTTCGTCGGTGGTCGATCTCGGGACACCGCACAAACGACACACACAGCAGTACCGACGAGCCCTCCGACGACGGCTGGCGCGGTGTCGGTTCGGATATAACCCGTGCGCACCGCCAGCGGGAGTACATCTTGGAACTAGCGGAAGTGGACTCGATCACCGGTCTGCGCAATCGGTATGCATTTACCGCGCGATTGTCGTCGATGATCAACGACGGGGCGAGCGTCTGGTTGGGCATGCTCGATCTCGACAACTTCAAATCGATCAACGACCGCTGGGGCCACAGCGTCGGAGACAACGTTTTGCGTGACGTGGCCGCTCGACTGAGCGGAGTGCTGCGTCCGAGCGAAATGTGTGCGCGACTCGGAGGCGACGAGTTCGCTGTGGCGTTCTGTGACATCGAGAACGAAGCCGAGGTCAATGAACGGTTCCAGGAGATTATCGACGCCATCGACGTCCCATTTCTGTTCGACGGGAAATCGATTCGGGTTCGTGTGAGCCTGGGGTACGGCTCGCTCCCCGGTGACGCGGACAGTCTCGAGGATCTGGTGATTGTCGCGGACCTTGCGCTCTATCACGCCAAGAACAGTGGCCGGAATCAGATTCGACCGTTCGATTCGACTTTGCGTGAGCGTGCCCAGGGGAGGGCGCGGGCATTACTCGATCTTCGGATGGCCTTGCAGAACAACGAGTTCGAACTGGCATACCAGCCGCAAGTATTGGCGACTTCCGGCAAGGTTGTGGGGTTCGAAGCATTGTTGCGGTGGAATCACCCTGTTTCCGGGCTGGTCGGACCGACTGATTTTGTCTCGGTTGCCGAAGAGACCGGCCTGATCGTGCCTATCGGTGCGCAGGTGTTGCGTGTTGCGTGTGCTGAAGCTGCAACCTGGCCTGAGAATGTGCGCATCGCGGTGAATGTCTCTCAGGTGCAGCTGCGTTCGGTGGGATACGTCGATTCGGTTCGTGAGGCCCTGCGTGAAACAGGATTGCCGGCGGCAAGGCTCGAGATCGAAGTGACCGAGTCGTTGGTCATCGACGACACGGAACGCGAGGTTCTGGTGCGTATCGCCGCGTTGGGTGTCGGTATTGCCATGGACGATTTCGGTACCGGCTTCTCTTCGGTCGCGAGTCTTTCCCTTCTGCCTCTCGATCGGCTGAAGATCGACCGTACCTTCGTCAACCAGTTGGACGTCGGCTCGGACGCTTCGAGAAGCGCAGTGTTTCGAGCCATTGTCGATATCGCGGAGTCGATGGGGTTGGAAACCGTCGCCGAGGGAGTCGAGACCGAGCGGCAACGTGCCATTGTGGCCGAGTGTGGGTGCCGGGTGATTCAGGGTTTCCTCGAAGGGCGGCCCATGTCGGCGTTGGAAATTCCTGCTTTCATCACGTCCCGTGAAGAAAAATAG